Genomic DNA from Peribacillus simplex:
GACCGGTGATTCTATGGAATCAATAATAATATCGGCACTTTTGGGATTGATAACATCATCATGCCGGCCCTGCACGACAAACGTCGGAGCGTAAATAAGGTCGACGTGCTCCCGTACATCCGTTATCAATTCCTGAAGGGCTTTCAATGTATTCATCGGTTTATCGGCAAGGAGGTCCATTTCAAGCTCTATTTGCTCTTGAGTTTTACCTTCATACTTCTTAAATTCTCTGGCGTACTCCAATACTCCTTTAAACATCATTTCTTCACTTTTGATATGCATAGGCGCACACATTGATACGATACCCTTTATAGGTACAGTGTAACCTAATTTAAGAGAAAATACGCCTCCTAATGAGAGTCCTGCAACAGCAATTTCTTCATGGCCTTTGCTTTTCAGAAAATCATAGGCCATCATGACATCTTTCCACCAATCTTCCGGACCCGTTTTCACCAGCTCCTCTGGGGGAACGCCATGCCCTTTATAGTGCGGGGCATGGCAGGTGTATCCCTGTTTCTCCAAATAACGGCCCAGCATCCGTACATCCGCCGAATTCCCCGTAAATCCATGTAAAAGTAAGACAGCCCTTTTTCCGCCTTCAAAAGTAAAGGGCTGCTGCAGCTTGATTTTCATGACTTCAAACTCCTTTATCGGTAAATAGAATGAAAAAAATCCCTATCTTATAATTAAGTACTAAAATCACTATATCTATTCATGCAACTATTGTGCAAAGAAAAAAGCCTAGCTAATTAGCTAGACTCATTTTTGATCCATTACACATCAAAGAAAGCAACAAGTAAAGTTAAAGC
This window encodes:
- a CDS encoding alpha/beta hydrolase translates to MKIKLQQPFTFEGGKRAVLLLHGFTGNSADVRMLGRYLEKQGYTCHAPHYKGHGVPPEELVKTGPEDWWKDVMMAYDFLKSKGHEEIAVAGLSLGGVFSLKLGYTVPIKGIVSMCAPMHIKSEEMMFKGVLEYAREFKKYEGKTQEQIELEMDLLADKPMNTLKALQELITDVREHVDLIYAPTFVVQGRHDDVINPKSADIIIDSIESPVKRIKWYEESGHVITLDKEKDQLHEDVLEFLESLDWSE